A single genomic interval of Malania oleifera isolate guangnan ecotype guangnan chromosome 11, ASM2987363v1, whole genome shotgun sequence harbors:
- the LOC131167643 gene encoding 1-acyl-sn-glycerol-3-phosphate acyltransferase 2 isoform X2, translating to MAIVAAAMVLPLGLLFIVSGLIVNLVQAILFVLVWPISKNTYRKINKSVVEMLWLQLVWLIDWRGGVKVKLFTDPETFRLMGKEHALLICNHKSDIDWLVGWVLAERSACLGNALAVMKKSLKFLPVYGWSMWFSEYLFLERSWAKDENTLKGFVSAVSHMRTFVPAIYDSTVAIPRTEPAPTMLRLLKGQPSVVHVHIKRHLMKELPETEDAVAQWCRDIFVAKDELLDKHAAEGTFDDQEHDIGRPIKSLLVVIFWSCVLTLGALKFLQWSSLLSSWKGITFSAVGLGIVTFFMHILIVSSQSEHSTNPKVAPTKSRNGEGLSKTGQSKKH from the exons ATGGCGATTGTAGCTGCCGCTATGGTGCTGCCGCTCGGGCTGCTCTTCATCGTCTCCGGTCTCATCGTCAATCTCGTTCAG GCAATCCTTTTCGTCCTTGTTTGGCCAATCTCAAAAAATACTTACAGAAAAATCAATAAATCGGTAGTAGAAATGTTGTGGCTGCAGCTTGTATGGCTTATTGATTGGCGGGGAGGCGTTAAG GTCAAACTTTTCACAGATCCCGAAACCTTCCGATTAATGG GTAAAGAACATGCACTTCTCATATGCAATCACAAAAGTGACATTGACTGGCTTGTTGGATGGGTTTTGGCTGAG CGGTCAGCTTGCCTTGGCAACGCATTAGCTGTAATGAAGAAATCATTGAAATTCCTTCCG GTGTATGgctggtcgatgtggttttctgAGTATCTTTTTCTGGAAAGAAGTTGGGCCAAAGATGAAAATACATTAAAG GGATTTGTTTCGGCTGTAAGTCATATGCGCACATTTGTTCCAGCTATTTATGATTCAACGGTGGCTATTCCTAGAACTGAGCCTGCTCCTACAATGCTGAGACTCCTCAAGGGGCAACCTTCTGTG GTGCATGTGCACATCAAGCGTCATTTGATGAAGGAACTGCCAGAAACTGAAGATGCTGTTGCACAATGGTGTAGGGATATATTTGTAGCCAAG GATGAATTATTGGACAAACATGCAGCTGAGGGCACCTTTGATGACCAAGAACATGACATTGGACGGCCAATCAAGTCACTCTTG GTTGTAATCTTCTGGTCATGTGTGCTTACTTTGGGAGCTCTAAAATTCCTTCAGTGGTCTTCACTTCTGTCCTCTTGGAAGGGCATAACCTTCTCAGCAGTTGGCTTGGGAATTGTTACATTCTTCATGCACATCCTTATTGTATCCTCCCAGTCAGAGCATTCGACCAATCCCAAGGTTGCCCCTACAAAATCCAGAAATGGAGAAGGGCTGTCGAAGACGGGACAGAGCAAGAAGCATTAA
- the LOC131167643 gene encoding 1-acyl-sn-glycerol-3-phosphate acyltransferase 2 isoform X1, whose amino-acid sequence MAIVAAAMVLPLGLLFIVSGLIVNLVQAILFVLVWPISKNTYRKINKSVVEMLWLQLVWLIDWRGGVKVKLFTDPETFRLMGKEHALLICNHKSDIDWLVGWVLAERSACLGNALAVMKKSLKFLPVYGWSMWFSEYLFLERSWAKDENTLKSGLQQLKDFPRPFWLALFVEGTRFTQAKLLAAQEYATSTGLPLPRNVLIPRTKGFVSAVSHMRTFVPAIYDSTVAIPRTEPAPTMLRLLKGQPSVVHVHIKRHLMKELPETEDAVAQWCRDIFVAKDELLDKHAAEGTFDDQEHDIGRPIKSLLVVIFWSCVLTLGALKFLQWSSLLSSWKGITFSAVGLGIVTFFMHILIVSSQSEHSTNPKVAPTKSRNGEGLSKTGQSKKH is encoded by the exons ATGGCGATTGTAGCTGCCGCTATGGTGCTGCCGCTCGGGCTGCTCTTCATCGTCTCCGGTCTCATCGTCAATCTCGTTCAG GCAATCCTTTTCGTCCTTGTTTGGCCAATCTCAAAAAATACTTACAGAAAAATCAATAAATCGGTAGTAGAAATGTTGTGGCTGCAGCTTGTATGGCTTATTGATTGGCGGGGAGGCGTTAAG GTCAAACTTTTCACAGATCCCGAAACCTTCCGATTAATGG GTAAAGAACATGCACTTCTCATATGCAATCACAAAAGTGACATTGACTGGCTTGTTGGATGGGTTTTGGCTGAG CGGTCAGCTTGCCTTGGCAACGCATTAGCTGTAATGAAGAAATCATTGAAATTCCTTCCG GTGTATGgctggtcgatgtggttttctgAGTATCTTTTTCTGGAAAGAAGTTGGGCCAAAGATGAAAATACATTAAAG TCAGGTCTTCAACAGCTGAAGGATTTCCCTCGGCCTTTTTGGTTAGCTCTTTTTGTAGAGGGAACTCGCTTCACGCAGGCAAAACTTTTAGCAGCTCAAGAATATGCAACTTCCACAGGGTTGCCTTTACCAAGAAATGTTTTGATTCCTCGTACTAAG GGATTTGTTTCGGCTGTAAGTCATATGCGCACATTTGTTCCAGCTATTTATGATTCAACGGTGGCTATTCCTAGAACTGAGCCTGCTCCTACAATGCTGAGACTCCTCAAGGGGCAACCTTCTGTG GTGCATGTGCACATCAAGCGTCATTTGATGAAGGAACTGCCAGAAACTGAAGATGCTGTTGCACAATGGTGTAGGGATATATTTGTAGCCAAG GATGAATTATTGGACAAACATGCAGCTGAGGGCACCTTTGATGACCAAGAACATGACATTGGACGGCCAATCAAGTCACTCTTG GTTGTAATCTTCTGGTCATGTGTGCTTACTTTGGGAGCTCTAAAATTCCTTCAGTGGTCTTCACTTCTGTCCTCTTGGAAGGGCATAACCTTCTCAGCAGTTGGCTTGGGAATTGTTACATTCTTCATGCACATCCTTATTGTATCCTCCCAGTCAGAGCATTCGACCAATCCCAAGGTTGCCCCTACAAAATCCAGAAATGGAGAAGGGCTGTCGAAGACGGGACAGAGCAAGAAGCATTAA